The Devosia sp. A16 genome includes a window with the following:
- a CDS encoding SMP-30/gluconolactonase/LRE family protein, producing MAGIYQHHEKEFGHLIQGSAKLETLYSDCRWAEGPVWFGDANQLLWSDIPNNRMMRWTPDGGASVYRHNSNYINGNTRDREGRLVSCSHGGRNVVRTELDGSITVLADSYRGRKLNAPNDVVVKSDGTIWFTDPGYGILSDYEGYKGEFEQEGCYVFCLDPATGELKVAIDDFVRPNGIAFSPDEKRLYVADSAYSHGADLPRHIRVFDVNADNTVSNSRVFCVTDTGLPDGFRLDDRGNVWTSAGDGVHCFNSSGVLLGKLLTPDTVANVEFGGPRRNRLFICATQSLHSIYLAVNGAARP from the coding sequence ATGGCCGGCATTTATCAGCATCATGAGAAGGAATTCGGGCACCTGATCCAGGGCAGCGCCAAGCTCGAAACGCTCTATTCCGATTGCCGCTGGGCCGAAGGGCCCGTGTGGTTCGGCGACGCCAACCAGTTGCTGTGGTCCGACATTCCGAACAACCGCATGATGCGCTGGACGCCGGATGGCGGCGCCTCGGTCTACCGGCACAACTCCAACTATATCAACGGCAACACCAGGGACCGCGAAGGCCGGCTGGTCTCCTGCTCGCATGGCGGCCGCAACGTGGTGCGCACCGAGCTCGACGGCTCGATCACCGTGCTGGCCGACAGCTATCGCGGCAGGAAGCTCAATGCGCCCAACGATGTGGTGGTGAAGTCCGACGGCACCATCTGGTTCACCGATCCGGGCTACGGCATCCTCTCGGACTATGAAGGTTACAAGGGCGAGTTCGAGCAGGAGGGCTGCTACGTCTTCTGCCTCGATCCCGCTACCGGCGAGCTGAAGGTCGCAATCGACGATTTCGTCCGCCCCAACGGCATCGCCTTCTCACCCGACGAGAAGCGCCTCTATGTCGCCGACAGCGCCTATAGCCACGGCGCCGACCTGCCCCGGCACATCCGCGTGTTCGACGTCAACGCCGACAACACAGTCAGCAATTCCCGCGTCTTCTGCGTCACCGATACGGGCCTGCCCGACGGTTTCCGCCTCGACGACCGCGGCAATGTCTGGACTTCCGCCGGCGACGGCGTCCACTGCTTCAACTCGTCGGGCGTACTGCTGGGCAAACTCCTGACGCCGGATACCGTCGCCAACGTCGAGTTCGGCGGCCCGCGCCGCAACCGCCTGTTCATCTGCGCCACCCAAAGCCTGCACAGCATCTATCTGGCGGTGAACGGGGCGGCGCGGCCGTAA
- the rnk gene encoding nucleoside diphosphate kinase regulator, giving the protein MQSMRRYDLNPRIVLGEDDHRKLIALALAGSGHSSDAADDLLNEIERARVVPTPKLGVGIVRMGSTVTYRPDNGTERTVQLVYPVDADIAQGRISVLTPVGTALIGLTVGQSITWEARDGSKHVLTVTAVEPQA; this is encoded by the coding sequence ATGCAATCCATGCGTCGCTATGACCTCAACCCGCGTATCGTCCTCGGCGAGGACGACCATCGCAAACTCATCGCCCTGGCGCTGGCCGGCAGCGGACACAGCTCCGATGCAGCCGACGACCTGCTCAACGAGATCGAACGCGCCCGCGTCGTTCCGACCCCCAAGCTGGGCGTCGGCATCGTGCGGATGGGCTCGACCGTGACCTACCGGCCCGACAACGGCACCGAGCGCACCGTGCAACTGGTCTACCCGGTGGATGCCGATATCGCGCAGGGTAGGATCTCGGTGCTGACCCCGGTCGGCACGGCGCTGATCGGTCTCACCGTCGGGCAGTCGATCACCTGGGAGGCACGTGACGGCAGCAAGCACGTGCTGACCGTGACGGCGGTCGAGCCACAGGCGTGA
- a CDS encoding acylphosphatase codes for MRRAVHVVITGRVQGVGFRAFVEREAEALRLDGWVRNRRDGTVEAVFAGDEGEIQHILMELNAGPPAAAVTDVRTGTYEGPIPTGFSSLPTA; via the coding sequence ATGCGGCGCGCCGTCCATGTGGTGATCACTGGGCGGGTGCAGGGAGTGGGCTTTCGCGCTTTTGTCGAGCGCGAGGCCGAGGCGCTCAGGCTCGATGGCTGGGTGCGCAATCGCCGCGACGGTACGGTCGAGGCGGTGTTCGCCGGCGATGAAGGCGAAATCCAGCACATCCTGATGGAGCTCAATGCCGGCCCGCCCGCCGCGGCGGTGACCGACGTGCGGACCGGGACTTACGAGGGGCCGATCCCCACAGGGTTCAGTTCGCTGCCGACGGCGTGA
- a CDS encoding UxaA family hydrolase: MSDVMSRPAAAKTLLLNAQDNVAVALSNLDVGTDTPQGVTTTKRVPKGHKFTVRQIAAGEPIVKFGQIIGFAKENIPPGEWVHEHNVTIGEEHGAFKRDYAFGEGIVPVDFVPETQRATFEGFRRSNGQVGTRNYIGILTSVNCSTTVAGFIAREVERSGILEQYPNVDGIVALKQANGCVIDYRGVIFDILKKTTWGYATNPNMGGVIMVGLGCEGFQIPRLKEAYGVTENETFRTMTIQEVGGTRKTVEAGVEAVKAMLPIVNKAKRETVPASELMLALQCGGSDGYSGITANPALGVAADILVRHGGTAILSETPEIYGAEHLLTRRAKNREVGEKLIDIIHWWEDYADRNNMEMNNNPSPGNKLGGLTTILEKSLGAAAKGGTTPLNAVYHYADPVTEKGFVFMDTPGYDPVSATGQVAGGANILCFTTGRGSAYGCKPTPSIKIATNSDIYHKMIDDMDINGGEVVEGGSLEQKGQEIFEKILAVASGEKSKSELLGYGDNEFVPWQIGATF; the protein is encoded by the coding sequence ATGTCCGATGTCATGTCCCGCCCCGCTGCCGCCAAGACGCTGCTGCTCAACGCCCAAGACAATGTCGCGGTGGCGCTGAGCAATCTCGATGTCGGCACCGACACGCCGCAGGGCGTCACCACCACCAAACGCGTGCCCAAGGGGCACAAGTTCACCGTCAGGCAGATTGCGGCGGGCGAGCCGATCGTCAAGTTCGGGCAGATCATCGGCTTCGCCAAGGAGAATATCCCGCCGGGTGAATGGGTGCATGAGCACAACGTGACGATCGGCGAGGAGCACGGGGCGTTCAAGCGCGACTATGCGTTCGGCGAGGGCATCGTGCCGGTGGATTTCGTGCCCGAGACACAGCGGGCGACCTTCGAGGGCTTCCGGCGTTCCAACGGCCAGGTCGGCACGCGCAACTATATCGGCATCCTTACCTCGGTGAACTGCTCGACCACGGTGGCGGGGTTCATCGCCAGGGAAGTCGAGCGCTCGGGCATTCTCGAGCAGTATCCCAATGTCGACGGCATCGTGGCGCTGAAGCAGGCCAATGGCTGCGTCATCGACTATCGCGGGGTGATCTTCGACATCTTGAAGAAGACCACCTGGGGCTATGCCACCAACCCGAACATGGGCGGGGTGATCATGGTGGGGCTGGGCTGCGAGGGCTTCCAGATCCCCCGGCTCAAGGAGGCCTACGGCGTCACCGAGAACGAGACGTTCCGCACCATGACCATCCAGGAAGTGGGGGGCACGCGCAAAACCGTCGAAGCCGGCGTCGAGGCGGTCAAGGCCATGCTGCCGATCGTCAACAAGGCCAAGCGCGAGACGGTGCCGGCGTCGGAGCTGATGCTGGCGCTGCAGTGCGGCGGCTCGGACGGCTATTCGGGCATCACCGCCAACCCGGCGCTGGGCGTGGCGGCTGATATCCTGGTGCGGCACGGCGGCACGGCGATCCTTTCCGAGACGCCGGAGATCTATGGCGCCGAGCACCTGCTCACCCGGCGCGCCAAAAACCGCGAGGTGGGCGAGAAGCTGATCGACATCATCCACTGGTGGGAAGATTACGCTGATCGCAACAACATGGAGATGAACAACAACCCGTCGCCCGGTAACAAACTGGGCGGGCTCACCACTATTCTGGAGAAATCTCTGGGTGCGGCGGCAAAGGGCGGGACAACACCGCTCAATGCAGTGTATCACTATGCCGATCCGGTGACCGAAAAGGGGTTCGTGTTCATGGACACGCCGGGATATGATCCGGTGTCGGCGACGGGGCAGGTCGCGGGTGGTGCAAATATACTATGCTTCACCACCGGCCGCGGCTCCGCGTATGGCTGCAAGCCGACGCCATCGATCAAGATCGCCACCAACTCGGACATCTATCACAAGATGATCGACGACATGGATATCAACGGCGGCGAAGTGGTCGAGGGCGGCTCGCTGGAGCAAAAGGGCCAGGAGATCTTCGAGAAGATCCTCGCCGTCGCTTCGGGCGAGAAAAGCAAGTCGGAACTCCTGGGCTACGGCGACAACGAGTTCGTGCCCTGGCAGATCGGCGCAACCTTCTGA
- a CDS encoding GntR family transcriptional regulator has product MKTEASPYSFLSTPATPTRGNVTVFVTDTLRQAIVALDLKPGELIDKGAICERLGVSRFPVSEALARLQAEGLVDILPQRGSTVSLVRIADVLEYMLIRKALEAEAVRVVTGNHSPELIDTLQRNMSYQRAAVEIDDQNGFHERDLEFHDIIFGDMRFTKVKGVIENTRANLDRARRLILTPRRLSVTLAEHQKILDGIIAGDAAVASAAMRAHIDSVMAELIAFAVDHAELFADGQLLREDPAYSAFPFG; this is encoded by the coding sequence ATGAAGACCGAGGCAAGTCCCTACTCTTTTCTGTCTACGCCGGCGACCCCGACACGTGGCAACGTCACCGTGTTCGTCACCGACACCCTGCGCCAGGCCATCGTCGCGCTCGACCTGAAACCGGGCGAACTCATCGACAAGGGGGCCATCTGCGAGCGCCTCGGCGTGTCGCGCTTCCCGGTCTCGGAGGCGCTGGCGCGGCTGCAGGCCGAAGGTCTCGTCGACATCCTGCCGCAGCGTGGTTCCACCGTGTCGCTGGTTCGCATCGCCGACGTGCTCGAATACATGCTGATCCGCAAGGCGCTGGAGGCCGAAGCGGTCCGCGTCGTCACCGGCAACCACAGCCCGGAACTGATCGATACCCTGCAGCGCAACATGAGCTACCAGCGCGCCGCGGTGGAGATCGACGACCAGAACGGCTTTCACGAGCGCGATCTCGAATTCCACGACATCATCTTCGGCGACATGCGCTTCACCAAGGTGAAGGGCGTCATCGAGAATACCCGCGCCAACCTCGATCGCGCTCGCCGGCTGATCCTCACGCCGCGCCGATTGAGCGTCACCCTCGCCGAGCATCAGAAGATTCTCGATGGCATCATCGCCGGCGACGCGGCCGTCGCGTCGGCCGCAATGCGCGCCCACATCGACTCCGTCATGGCCGAACTCATCGCCTTCGCCGTCGACCACGCCGAGCTTTTCGCCGATGGCCAGTTGCTGCGGGAGGATCCTGCGTATTCGGCGTTTCCGTTCGGCTAG
- a CDS encoding RbsD/FucU family protein — protein sequence MLKNIPPILGPDLLYVLRAMGHGDEIAIVDANYPGDSAGPQLVRLDGISATEVLDAILTVMPLDTFVDEQAFGMEVVGDAKKREQTHKDFDKLIKKHEPGMKLSLLERFAFYERVHGAYAVVQTGERRLYGNVLLKKGIVRPE from the coding sequence ATGCTCAAGAACATCCCCCCGATTCTCGGCCCTGACCTGCTCTATGTCCTGCGCGCCATGGGCCATGGCGACGAGATCGCCATCGTCGATGCCAACTACCCCGGCGACAGCGCCGGTCCGCAGCTGGTTCGCCTCGACGGCATCAGCGCCACCGAGGTGCTCGACGCCATCCTCACGGTGATGCCGCTCGACACCTTCGTCGACGAGCAGGCCTTCGGCATGGAAGTGGTCGGCGACGCCAAGAAGCGGGAGCAGACCCACAAGGATTTCGACAAGCTGATCAAGAAGCACGAACCGGGGATGAAGCTCAGCCTGCTCGAGCGCTTCGCCTTCTACGAGCGCGTGCACGGGGCCTATGCCGTGGTCCAGACCGGCGAGCGTCGCCTTTACGGCAACGTGCTGCTGAAAAAGGGCATCGTCCGCCCCGAATGA
- a CDS encoding fumarylacetoacetate hydrolase family protein, translating into MKLLRVGAKGAEKPAILHTDGTYRDLSSVVPDINGASIGAEGLAKIKAADHGSLPVLDKNSRIGPCVGNVGKFMCIGLNYADHAAETGAAIPAEPILFMKATSAIIGPNDDVILPKNTLKPDWEVELGVIIGKEAKYIEEKDALDYVAGYCVVNDLSERHFQTERGGQWTKGKSADTFGPIGPWLVTKDEIKDVQNLGMWLDVDGHRYQDGSTKTMIFGVAHLVAYLSQFMSLQPGDVITTGTPPGVGMGQKPEPIWLKPGQTMKLGIEGLGEQQQKTKAYAA; encoded by the coding sequence ATGAAACTTCTGCGCGTCGGCGCCAAGGGCGCCGAAAAGCCCGCCATCCTGCACACCGACGGCACCTACCGCGACCTGTCGTCCGTGGTGCCCGACATCAACGGCGCGTCGATCGGCGCCGAGGGCCTCGCCAAGATCAAGGCTGCCGACCATGGCAGCCTGCCGGTGCTCGACAAGAACTCGCGTATCGGTCCCTGCGTCGGCAATGTCGGCAAGTTCATGTGCATCGGTCTCAACTATGCCGACCACGCCGCCGAAACCGGCGCCGCGATCCCTGCCGAGCCGATCCTGTTCATGAAGGCGACCAGCGCCATCATCGGCCCCAACGACGATGTGATCCTGCCCAAGAACACCCTCAAGCCCGACTGGGAAGTCGAGCTCGGCGTGATCATCGGCAAGGAAGCCAAGTACATCGAGGAAAAGGACGCCCTCGATTACGTCGCCGGCTATTGCGTGGTGAACGATCTCAGCGAGCGCCACTTCCAGACCGAGCGCGGCGGCCAATGGACCAAGGGCAAGTCGGCCGACACCTTCGGCCCGATCGGCCCGTGGCTGGTCACCAAGGACGAGATCAAGGACGTGCAGAACCTGGGGATGTGGCTCGACGTCGATGGCCACCGCTACCAGGACGGTTCGACCAAGACCATGATCTTCGGCGTTGCCCACCTCGTGGCCTACCTCAGCCAGTTCATGAGCCTGCAGCCGGGTGACGTGATCACCACCGGCACCCCGCCGGGCGTCGGCATGGGCCAGAAGCCCGAGCCCATCTGGCTGAAGCCGGGCCAGACCATGAAGCTGGGCATCGAGGGGCTGGGCGAGCAGCAGCAGAAGACCAAAGCCTACGCGGCCTGA
- a CDS encoding dihydrofolate reductase family protein: protein MRKLKMHLHISLDGYASDAAGGLSWATYNEAVAAHAKRLTLDADAVVFGPATYKMMHGYWPTVPNDPGATAGELAHAEWIARATKIVVSSALPAVEANWEKSLLLRDPVELTAIKQPPGNDIVSFGSPKLVRSCLERGLVDELHLFLNPILLGGGQAVFGSGQQHKLRLLESTPLPDGVVALVYTPG from the coding sequence ATGCGCAAGCTCAAGATGCACCTGCATATCTCGCTCGATGGCTACGCCTCCGACGCTGCGGGCGGCCTGTCATGGGCCACCTACAATGAGGCGGTCGCCGCGCACGCCAAGCGCCTCACCCTCGATGCCGACGCCGTGGTTTTCGGCCCCGCAACCTACAAGATGATGCACGGCTACTGGCCGACCGTTCCGAACGATCCTGGCGCCACGGCGGGCGAGCTTGCCCACGCCGAATGGATCGCCCGCGCCACCAAGATCGTGGTTTCCTCCGCCCTCCCCGCCGTCGAGGCCAACTGGGAGAAATCGCTGCTGCTGCGCGACCCGGTCGAACTCACCGCGATCAAGCAGCCGCCCGGCAACGACATCGTCAGCTTCGGCAGCCCGAAACTGGTGCGCAGTTGCCTCGAGCGCGGCCTCGTGGATGAGTTGCACCTGTTTCTCAATCCGATCCTGCTGGGCGGCGGCCAGGCGGTGTTCGGCAGCGGCCAGCAGCATAAGCTCCGCCTGCTCGAATCGACACCCCTGCCCGACGGCGTCGTCGCCCTGGTCTACACCCCCGGCTGA
- the chrA gene encoding chromate efflux transporter has protein sequence MAAAAKPHDGTVAEVFRVFLLLGLTSFGGPVAHLGYFRTEFVARRRWLDDAAYADLVALCQFLPGPASSQVGIAIGKLRAGYWGGIAAWVAFTLPSVALLLAFAYGASRLAGPLADGVLHGLKLAALAVVAQAVWAMAKSLTPDLRRRLVALTAAAIALLLPSGLTQLALIAVAALAGSLLAPAAPRPQLTFDRTGTVLLALFFGLLLALPILAAGGNAWLVVAEKFYRTGSLVFGGGHVVLPLLEAELVTPGMIDRNLFLAGYGAAQAVPGPLFSFAAYVGALLDAPPNGMAGALLGLGAIYLPSFLLVFGALPYWQSLRADPRLRAGLDLANAAVVGLLLATLCDPVFTSAVFGPLDLAWGIAALALLLLRTPPWLVVLLSAAAGAGLSLL, from the coding sequence GTGGCTGCAGCCGCAAAACCTCATGACGGCACCGTCGCCGAAGTCTTCCGCGTTTTCCTGCTGCTCGGGCTCACCAGCTTCGGCGGCCCGGTCGCCCACCTGGGCTATTTCCGCACCGAGTTCGTCGCGCGCCGCCGCTGGCTCGACGATGCCGCCTATGCCGACCTGGTGGCGCTCTGCCAGTTCCTCCCCGGGCCGGCCTCCAGCCAGGTCGGCATCGCCATCGGCAAGCTGCGCGCCGGCTATTGGGGCGGCATCGCCGCGTGGGTCGCCTTCACCCTGCCCTCGGTAGCCCTGCTGCTGGCGTTTGCCTACGGCGCCAGCCGCCTCGCCGGGCCACTGGCCGATGGCGTGTTGCACGGTTTGAAGCTCGCGGCGCTGGCCGTCGTGGCCCAGGCGGTCTGGGCCATGGCGAAGTCGCTGACGCCCGACTTGCGGCGCCGCCTCGTTGCCCTGACCGCGGCGGCGATCGCCCTGCTGCTGCCGTCCGGCCTGACCCAACTGGCGCTCATCGCCGTCGCCGCGCTTGCCGGTTCCCTGCTGGCGCCGGCCGCACCGAGACCGCAACTGACCTTCGATCGGACCGGGACGGTCCTGCTCGCGTTGTTCTTCGGCCTGCTGCTCGCCCTGCCGATCCTCGCGGCAGGCGGCAACGCCTGGCTCGTGGTCGCCGAGAAATTCTACCGCACCGGCTCACTGGTCTTCGGCGGCGGCCACGTCGTCCTGCCCCTGCTCGAGGCTGAACTCGTGACGCCCGGAATGATCGACCGCAACCTGTTCCTCGCCGGCTACGGCGCCGCCCAGGCCGTGCCCGGCCCGCTATTTTCCTTCGCTGCCTATGTCGGCGCGCTGCTCGACGCCCCACCGAACGGCATGGCCGGCGCCCTGCTCGGGCTCGGCGCCATCTACCTGCCGTCGTTTCTCTTGGTGTTCGGCGCCCTGCCCTACTGGCAGTCGCTGCGCGCCGACCCGCGGCTGCGCGCCGGGCTCGACCTCGCCAACGCCGCTGTGGTCGGCCTGCTGCTGGCGACGCTGTGCGATCCGGTGTTCACCAGCGCCGTGTTCGGGCCGCTCGATCTCGCCTGGGGCATTGCTGCGCTCGCCCTGTTGCTGCTGCGGACGCCCCCCTGGCTGGTGGTGCTGCTGAGTGCTGCCGCCGGCGCCGGGCTGAGCCTGCTCTAG
- a CDS encoding RidA family protein encodes MSLPIHHMISSGPQPVAPFSHAVEADGFVFITGQMPTDPAAPDAPLPAGIEAQTRRVIENLKLILGGLGLGLEHVTMARIYLTEFQRDYAALNALWPSFFEAGKLPARTTVGVTALAVGALVEIDLIARRP; translated from the coding sequence ATGTCGCTGCCCATCCATCACATGATCTCCAGCGGCCCGCAGCCGGTGGCGCCGTTCAGCCATGCGGTCGAGGCCGATGGCTTCGTGTTCATCACCGGGCAGATGCCGACCGATCCGGCAGCGCCCGACGCGCCATTGCCGGCGGGGATCGAGGCGCAGACGCGCCGGGTGATCGAAAACCTGAAGCTGATCCTTGGCGGGCTCGGACTTGGGCTCGAGCACGTGACCATGGCGCGCATCTACCTCACTGAATTCCAGCGCGACTACGCGGCGCTCAATGCGCTGTGGCCGAGCTTTTTCGAAGCCGGCAAACTGCCGGCCCGCACCACTGTGGGGGTGACGGCGCTGGCGGTCGGGGCGCTGGTCGAGATCGACCTGATCGCGCGGCGTCCGTAG
- a CDS encoding DedA family protein has product MFEFLHSISTWLELFLQGISDNFWLSLLFIFLVCIGEAVFIVGLLVPSLPILLLTGGLIAQGSLPFWPIFFAAVLGAIIGDAISYTVGWLLKDKIRTVWPFKNHLKLIEQGEVFFARHGGKAIFIGRFITGVKAVIPGVAGMMSMPYRHFSVINVISAFVWAAVHILPGVLLTGWLKSIGLSLEMVIIVGAIVLTVAFLIIHFWKRIILAFAPFMGEFGRSLQARWRKPEAGH; this is encoded by the coding sequence ATGTTCGAATTCCTTCACTCCATCTCGACCTGGCTCGAGCTGTTCCTTCAGGGCATCTCCGACAATTTCTGGCTTTCGCTGCTGTTCATCTTCCTGGTCTGCATCGGCGAAGCGGTGTTCATCGTCGGTCTGCTGGTCCCCTCGCTCCCCATCCTGTTGCTGACCGGCGGGCTCATTGCCCAGGGCAGCCTACCGTTCTGGCCGATCTTTTTCGCTGCCGTCCTCGGCGCCATCATCGGCGACGCCATCTCCTACACGGTGGGCTGGCTGCTCAAGGACAAGATCCGAACCGTCTGGCCGTTCAAGAACCACTTGAAGCTGATCGAGCAGGGCGAGGTGTTCTTCGCCCGCCACGGCGGCAAGGCCATCTTCATCGGCCGCTTCATCACTGGGGTGAAAGCGGTGATCCCCGGGGTGGCCGGCATGATGAGCATGCCCTACCGGCACTTCTCGGTGATCAACGTGATTTCCGCCTTCGTCTGGGCCGCCGTACACATCCTGCCCGGCGTGCTGCTGACCGGCTGGCTGAAGTCGATCGGCCTGAGCCTCGAAATGGTGATCATCGTCGGCGCCATCGTGCTGACCGTCGCCTTCCTCATCATCCATTTCTGGAAGCGCATCATCCTGGCCTTCGCCCCGTTCATGGGCGAGTTCGGCCGCTCGCTGCAGGCGCGCTGGCGCAAACCCGAGGCCGGTCACTAG
- a CDS encoding DedA family protein, whose translation MLEMFTALTGWLEMVLETIASNFWLSLWFIFLIAATEAVFIVGLFIPSTPVLLLAGGLIAQGKLPFWEIYLAAVLGAVVGDAISYTLGFWLKDRIKTLWPFRNHLPLIARGESFFARHGGKSVFIGRFIPGVKAVVPGIAGMFGMNYRHFCVINVTSAFVWAAAHILPGMLLSAWLKSMGLSLELVIIVGALLLVALFLLLHYRRALLRAAAPWFGGLGRAIDSHWRGAAQQSPATRRPPPSPRGRSGPGR comes from the coding sequence ATGCTCGAGATGTTCACTGCGCTCACCGGCTGGCTGGAGATGGTACTGGAGACCATTGCCAGCAATTTCTGGCTGAGCCTGTGGTTCATCTTCCTCATCGCTGCCACCGAGGCGGTGTTCATTGTCGGCCTGTTCATTCCTTCGACGCCGGTGTTGCTGCTCGCCGGGGGGCTGATTGCGCAGGGCAAGCTGCCGTTCTGGGAAATCTACCTCGCGGCGGTGCTCGGCGCCGTGGTCGGAGACGCGATCTCCTACACGCTCGGCTTCTGGCTCAAGGACCGCATCAAGACGCTCTGGCCGTTCCGCAACCACTTGCCGCTGATTGCCCGGGGCGAAAGCTTCTTCGCCCGGCACGGCGGCAAGTCGGTGTTCATCGGCCGCTTCATCCCCGGAGTGAAGGCCGTGGTGCCCGGCATTGCCGGCATGTTCGGCATGAACTACCGGCACTTCTGCGTCATCAACGTCACCTCCGCCTTCGTCTGGGCGGCCGCCCATATCCTGCCGGGAATGCTGCTGTCGGCCTGGCTGAAGTCGATGGGGCTGAGCCTCGAACTGGTGATCATCGTGGGCGCACTGCTGCTGGTCGCGCTGTTCCTGCTGCTGCACTATCGGCGGGCACTCCTGCGCGCCGCGGCGCCCTGGTTCGGCGGGCTTGGTCGCGCCATCGACAGCCACTGGCGAGGCGCTGCGCAGCAATCACCGGCTACGAGGCGGCCGCCTCCCTCCCCCCGCGGCAGATCGGGTCCCGGGCGCTAG
- a CDS encoding tetratricopeptide repeat protein, whose protein sequence is MRIPVRLAAILPRLLLGLILLLAASPAFADEAADRAAIDKLFAQLRVAPNAEAAKAIDTQIWTYWTTPSDPILAGRMREVLTARGMGDATGALRLLDKLVADYPDYAEGWNQRATIYYTLGDFEASIADCEKVLAIEPRHFGALSGRALMYLQLGRRALALKDMAAALAVHPFLSERRLFPELGKPMTQI, encoded by the coding sequence ATGCGCATTCCGGTTCGGCTCGCTGCGATCCTTCCGCGCCTCTTGCTGGGGCTCATCCTGCTGTTGGCGGCGAGCCCCGCTTTCGCCGACGAAGCCGCCGATCGCGCTGCGATCGACAAGCTGTTCGCCCAGTTGCGCGTCGCGCCCAATGCCGAAGCCGCCAAGGCCATCGACACCCAGATCTGGACTTATTGGACGACGCCGTCCGACCCCATCCTCGCCGGCCGCATGCGCGAGGTGCTGACGGCCCGCGGCATGGGCGACGCGACCGGCGCGTTGCGCCTGCTGGACAAGCTGGTTGCCGACTACCCCGACTATGCCGAAGGCTGGAACCAGCGCGCCACCATCTATTACACGCTGGGTGACTTCGAAGCCTCGATCGCCGATTGCGAGAAGGTGCTGGCGATCGAACCGCGCCATTTCGGCGCGCTCTCCGGCCGTGCCCTGATGTATCTGCAGCTGGGCAGGCGCGCTCTGGCGCTCAAGGACATGGCGGCAGCGCTCGCCGTCCACCCGTTCCTCAGCGAGCGGCGGCTGTTCCCCGAACTGGGTAAGCCGATGACGCAGATCTGA
- a CDS encoding GNAT family N-acetyltransferase — protein MSDELTVEHEEANGRGRYVVYLPDGSEAEMTYHRQDPNTIIADHTGVPPQYRNLGLALKLVETAVADARASGGKIVPVCSYVVAQFRRHPEWADLKA, from the coding sequence ATGTCTGACGAACTCACCGTCGAGCACGAAGAAGCCAATGGCCGCGGCCGTTACGTGGTTTACCTGCCCGACGGATCCGAAGCCGAGATGACCTACCATCGGCAGGATCCCAATACGATCATCGCCGACCATACCGGCGTCCCCCCGCAATACCGCAATCTCGGCCTCGCCCTGAAGCTGGTGGAGACGGCCGTTGCCGATGCGCGCGCCAGCGGCGGCAAGATCGTGCCGGTCTGCTCCTACGTGGTGGCGCAGTTCCGGCGGCATCCCGAGTGGGCCGATCTCAAGGCCTGA